AAGAACCCATCCCCAGCAACAGCTCGGCCTTGGATTTGTCCTTGATCGCCTCCGGTACCGGCATGCCAAAAAACGCCTCGGCGAAACACGCACGGGCAGGCAATTCGATGTACAGCTCGATTTCCCGGCACAGCGCCAACACCTGGGCGCGCTGGAACGGGTCCGCCGGCAGCAGCGCCGGGCCTTCCTGGGTTTGCTCGATGTATTCGAGGATCACACTGGTTTCGTTGATAAAGCCCTGTTTGACCCCCAACACGGGCACCTTGCCTCGGGGGCTCACGGCCAGGGCTTCAGGTGTCTGGCCTGCGTAGAAAGGCACCTCTTCAAACAAGAGGCCTTTCTCCAGCAGCGCCAGTTTCACCATGTTGTAGTAGTTGCTGACCGAAAATCCGTAGAGCTTGAGCATCGCAAAGCCTCCAGGCCGTGTGCGGGGTTGGCTGCAGGAGTTATAGATCCAGGGCGCCGCCCTGACCAGCAGCATCACCTGCCTGAATGGGGGTAGACTGGCGCCCTTTCCTTAAGGAGCCTGCCATGAGCGAGCCGACCGATATCGACAACGACGAAGAAGAATTCACCGAAAACACGCTGATCGAAGCCATCGAAAACCAAATCGAAAGCGACAACCCACCCGCTGCCAAAGCCACGTTCAACAAACTGACGCTGGTGGGTTATGAACGTGAAGAGACCCTGAATCTGATGGCCCACGTGCTGGCATTCGAAATCGACGCCATGCTCGATGAGGACCGCGCATTCAATACCCAGTGGTACGAAGCCGCCCTACGAGCGCTGCCTGAGCTGCCGCCTGAAAAGGAATAACCCCGGCACGCTGCAACACGCTGGACAGTTCGGCAAAGTGCGTTCACCTTATGGCCTGCTAGCCTCTAATAAATTTTAGAAAGTCTGGAGTCCTTATGTCGTATACCCCTGAGTTGGTTGCCGAACTGGAAATCCTTGTACTCTTCCCCTTGGACAGCACCAAGGAAGGCCTGAAAGTCCATAACACCGCCGCCCCTGCTGCAATCGCTGCTGCCAAGCGCCTCCATGCCAAAGGCCTTATTGACCAGCCGGACGGGGGCTACCTGACCAGCCTTGGCCGGGACGCTGCCGAGCAGGCCCAAACCCTGCTGACCATCTTGACTACAGCCAGCACCAAAGAAGCCGCCTGATACCTGATACCGCCCATGGAGTCCGCCTGCTGCGGATTCCGAGGGCGTTGCCGTGGAACGCGCGAAATTCTGGCGTCAAAAATCATTTCCCTCTAAACCTCCTACGCTACTGGCTGTAAACTCCTACACGGCCGCCCACGTCGGGCCCTGCGAGCCACCGAGTTCGACATGACCCGCACCCATGAAATCCGCCCCGACCTGGACGAAGGCATCGACCGCAAGGTGCTGGCCCAATTGCGTGCGCGCTTCATGGCACTCAATGAAGGCCGCATGGCCCGCGCCGTTGAGGGGCTGACGCCGCGCCAGCAGAGCGTGCTGACGCTGCTGCCGCTGTTTTTCCACGTCAATCATCCGCTGTTGCCAGGCTATGTATCGGGCAGCACCCCAGCCGGGCTGTCAAACTTCGAACCCGACGCCCAGGCCCTGACCGAAGCCCAGCGCCTGACCCGCTCGTTCTCTTACAAACCGCGCCCGGTCAATCAGCCCAAGCCGATCCATGGCCTGTTCCTGATGGGCAGCCTCGGTACGCTGGCCCAGGCGGACCAGAGTGATATGGATGTGTGGGTGTGCCACGCAGCGGATCTGGGTGACAACGAGCTGGCCGAACTGCGCAAGAAATGCCAACTGCTGGAGGCCTGGGCGATGACCATGGGCGCCGAGGCGCACTTCTTTCTGATCGAGCCAACACGCTTCGTGCTTGGCGAACGCGATACCCAGTTGAGCTCCGACGACTGCGGTACCACCCAGCATTACCTGCTGCTGGATGAGTTCTACCGCACCGCCATCTGGCTGGCCGGGCGCACGCCGATCTGGTGGCTGGTGCCCGTGTATGAAGAAACCCGTTACGCCGAATTCACCCACACGCTGCTCTCCAAGCGGTTTATCCGTGCCGATGAAACCCTCGACCTCGGCCACCTGGCACGCATCCCACCCGGCGAATTCATTGGCGCCGGGCTGTGGCAGCTGTTCAAGGGCATTGAATCGCCCTACAAGTCGGTGCTCAAACTGCTGCTGACCGAGGTCTACGCCAGCGAACACCCGAACGTGCATTGCCTGAGCCTGCGCTTCAAGCGCGCGGTGTTCGCCAACCAGATGGACCTGGACGAGCTGGACCCGTACATCGTGGTGTACCGTCGCATCGAGGAATACCTCAAAGCGCGCAACGAGCCAGAACGCCTGGAACTGGTACGCCGCGCCCTGTACCTGAAGGTCAATCGCAAACTCACCGCCGGCCAACGCAGCACCAGTTGGCAGCGGCTGTTGCTGGAGCGCCTGGCCCACGAATGGGGCTGGGACCCGCGCCAATTGGCCCTGCTGGACAGCCGTAGCCAATGGAAAGTACGCCAGGTGGCCGCCGAGCGCCGCGCGTTGGTCAGCGAGCTGAATTACAGCTACCGGTTCCTGACCCAGTTCGCCCGCACCGAACAGACCGTCAGCCTGATCAACAAGCGTGACCTCAACGTGCTGGGCCGACGCCTGTACGCCGCATTCGAACGCAAGGCGGGCAAGGTTGAGTTCATCAACCCTGGCATCGCCCCGGACCTGGCCGAAGACACCCTGACCCTGGTGCAGTCGCCCAACCGCAAGGAGCCGGGCCAGCATCATTGGGGCCTGTACAACGGCAACCTCACGGCCTTGGAATGGGAGCACTTCGCGCCGATCAAGCGCAGCCGCGACCTGCTGGAGATGCTCACCTGGTGCCACCGCAACGGCGTGATCGACAGCAGCACCCGCCTGGCGCTGCACCCCGGCACCAGCGACATGACCGAATTCGAGCTGTTCAACCTGCTGGGCAGCCTGCAACAGACCGTCGCCCTGCCGCTGGCCAGCGTCGACGAAGTCAACCTGTTGCGCTCGGCGGTGCCCGAAGAGGTGTTGCTGCTGATCAACGTCGGCGTCGACCCGCTCAAGCATCACCGCGAACTGAACATCCTGATGACCACCGAGCGCACCGACTCGCTGAGTTACGCCGGAGTGCGCGACAACCTGGTGCTGACCCTGGACCAGGTCACGCTCAACAGTTGGAACGAGGTGATGGTCAGTCGTTACGACGGCCCGCACGCCTTGCTCGACTGCCTGCGCGACTACCTCAACCAACTGCCGCCGGATCATCTGCCGCGCCTACGGGTGCGTTGTTTTTGTCACAACCGCGCGCAGTTCATTGCCCAGCGCGTGGAAGAAATCTTCGACACCGCGCAGAACCTGTTGCTGGGTCAGTCCAACCACCGCTATTTGCTGCAGGTCCAGCAGCACTACCACGTGATGGAGTTGATGCCAGGCCAGGCCACCCATGTGTCACTGGCAACCCAGGATGCACTGATCGCCTACCTCAGCGAGGAGTTGGCGAGCTACAGCCCATTGCACCTGGACGCCAGGGCCCTGGAAGACCACGACCTGGCGCTGCTGTTGCCCATGGGCATGGCCGATTGTGTGCAGGTGTTCTACCGGGTCAACGAGGGTTTTGCCGAACTGTATGTGCTGGACGAGTTCAACGCGCTCTGGCAACAACGCCTGCCGTTTCATGATGAGCAAAGCCTGTTGGCACCGTTGCAGCGCTTCCTGCAGTCGATCATCTATCGACGGGACGCGTTGTCGCCGCTGGACACGCAACAACCGCTGGGTGCGGTGCAGACCTTGTATTACCAGCTATTGCCGTCAGGCAGTGGGCGCGCGCGCGGCGTTGAACCTCGCCCAGCGCCGCACAAC
The genomic region above belongs to Pseudomonas sp. S35 and contains:
- a CDS encoding glutathione S-transferase yields the protein MLKLYGFSVSNYYNMVKLALLEKGLLFEEVPFYAGQTPEALAVSPRGKVPVLGVKQGFINETSVILEYIEQTQEGPALLPADPFQRAQVLALCREIELYIELPARACFAEAFFGMPVPEAIKDKSKAELLLGMGSLGRHGKFAPYVAGESFTIADLYFMYSVNLACAVGEKLFGLDLLAQMPAAKALLEKLHALPNAQKVAADREAAMPAFMAMIAAKK
- a CDS encoding TIGR02647 family protein, producing MSYTPELVAELEILVLFPLDSTKEGLKVHNTAAPAAIAAAKRLHAKGLIDQPDGGYLTSLGRDAAEQAQTLLTILTTASTKEAA
- a CDS encoding class I adenylate cyclase — encoded protein: MTRTHEIRPDLDEGIDRKVLAQLRARFMALNEGRMARAVEGLTPRQQSVLTLLPLFFHVNHPLLPGYVSGSTPAGLSNFEPDAQALTEAQRLTRSFSYKPRPVNQPKPIHGLFLMGSLGTLAQADQSDMDVWVCHAADLGDNELAELRKKCQLLEAWAMTMGAEAHFFLIEPTRFVLGERDTQLSSDDCGTTQHYLLLDEFYRTAIWLAGRTPIWWLVPVYEETRYAEFTHTLLSKRFIRADETLDLGHLARIPPGEFIGAGLWQLFKGIESPYKSVLKLLLTEVYASEHPNVHCLSLRFKRAVFANQMDLDELDPYIVVYRRIEEYLKARNEPERLELVRRALYLKVNRKLTAGQRSTSWQRLLLERLAHEWGWDPRQLALLDSRSQWKVRQVAAERRALVSELNYSYRFLTQFARTEQTVSLINKRDLNVLGRRLYAAFERKAGKVEFINPGIAPDLAEDTLTLVQSPNRKEPGQHHWGLYNGNLTALEWEHFAPIKRSRDLLEMLTWCHRNGVIDSSTRLALHPGTSDMTEFELFNLLGSLQQTVALPLASVDEVNLLRSAVPEEVLLLINVGVDPLKHHRELNILMTTERTDSLSYAGVRDNLVLTLDQVTLNSWNEVMVSRYDGPHALLDCLRDYLNQLPPDHLPRLRVRCFCHNRAQFIAQRVEEIFDTAQNLLLGQSNHRYLLQVQQHYHVMELMPGQATHVSLATQDALIAYLSEELASYSPLHLDARALEDHDLALLLPMGMADCVQVFYRVNEGFAELYVLDEFNALWQQRLPFHDEQSLLAPLQRFLQSIIYRRDALSPLDTQQPLGAVQTLYYQLLPSGSGRARGVEPRPAPHNPTNKPFYDVQAIIGKAAPGQVGITLYCNQREFCELEFGDQLFAVVAQEIVGQRRETERYRCYITDLDLSGLLGDVQSPSNLYLRYKAELELSLNEALSQI